In Desulfopila inferna, the DNA window CTTAGAGGGTGAATACGCTGTGGCGCAAGACGGGCAGGAAGCTTTGGATTATCTCTATTGCCGCGGGAGCCATGCAAATAGATCCCGTGGAAATCCCAAGCTGATGCTGCTCGATTGGAACCTGCCCAAAATAAACGGGCAGGAAATATTACAGGAAATTAGAAAAGACAAGCAATTCGATACCGTTTCAGTTGTGGTGTTTTCCTCTTCTCTTGCCGAAAAAGACCAGGAAGAGGCTCTTTTTGAAGGGGCAAACGCCTTCATGACCAAGCCCATGGATTTGGCTGATTTTCTCTTGTCAGTTAGAAAAACAGTAGCCACTTATCTGAGCTATACGTGACAAGACAAGGGCACAGGAATGGTCTAGTATGTGCATACTCATCTACTGTGCCAACAGGGGCTAAACAAAGACTAGATTCCTTCCCCCATCCCCACCATCTCCATATTGATCCGGCGGGGGGATATTGACTTGCCGGGGCGAGGGATAAACCTTCGTGTAAAGGCCAGGTGATTATCACGCTTGACAAGCGCTCTTTTTCTTTGTAAATGGCTGTTGCTTTTTGAAGAAGATCACTGCAACGATGATTGCTCATCTCTGCTATGATTTTGTAATCACTTCAATTAACGACATCCTGACCCCATATCCGCGGTCGGATAAAATAAAAATACAGCCTGAAAAACGGAAATTCGCCGGTAACGGCAAATTTCCGTTTTGTCGGTTTTAGGGAAGTGACCGCAATTTTTTTTGCAAACAGCCTGCAATGTAAGGGAAAAAACTCAGGCAGCTGTTTTTCCAGAAACGTTGAATTTGCTGTACCGGTTTCCAGGACGAAACCGACAACTTTCCTTTTGGAGGAAAATAAACAATGTCAATTTTCAGTGAGAGTGCCGCTTTTGCCTACATCCTTCTGCCGCTGTTGGTCTTTCTGGCCCGGATACTCGATGTTTCCATCGGCACGCTGCGTATTATTTTTGTCGCCAAGGGCGTGAAGTATTTTGCCGCCCTGCTCGGCTTTTTCGAATCCCTCATCTGGCTGGTTGCCGTGGCACAGGTTATGCAAAATCTGAACTCCTGGCAGACCTATATTGCCTTTGCCCTGGGTTTTGCCGTGGGGAACTATGTCGGCGTGGTCCTCGAGGAAAGAATCGCCCTCGGCAACATCCTGATCCGGATCATCACCCAGAGGGAAGCGCACGAGCTCCTCAGCGTGCTCCGCAAGGAGGGGTATGGCGTAACCAGCGTTGAAGCACAAGGCGAATTCGGGCCGGTGAGTCTTATCTTCAGCGTCATCAAAAGGAAGAATGTTCGCAAGATCGTCGCCCTGATCAAACGATATAATCCCAACGCTTTCTACACCATCGAAGATATGCGCTATGTGACCCAAACCTATCCTCTGCCGTTAACCGACCGGTCTTTGTTTTCCGCGCTGGGGATGAAACGCTCCACGAAGCATGATCATTCTGCCGCTGTTCATCCCGGCAATGCCGCGACATGACTATCGGGTTCAAATAAAACTGGAAAGTTTTTCCACGATCATCTACAAATATAGATAGAGACATCATGGAACATGAAACGAGAACGACTCGTCAAAGTCCCTGAAAGCGGAAGACGCAGGGTTTCAATCTATCTGGGAGAGGAGGTAGTGTACATGCATGGAACAATCTACAGAATCTTCATCGGTTTCCTGATGGCCGCGTTTCTCTGCACGTCGAGCCTGGTGCCGACGGCCCAGGCTGCGGTAATCGACACCTCTGTGTATCTTGACCAGGCGCAGAATATCAGCACCGATGAACTCACAGCCCTGCTCGAGCGCCAGGATGTGCAGGAACAACTGGTGACCCTGGGTGTTGATCCCACCGATGCCCGTCAGCGCATCGCCTCGTTGAGCGAAGCCGAACTGAGGCGATTGCAACAGGGGATGGACGAACTGCCTGCCGGCTCGAGTGTTCTGGCTGTTCTCGGTGTAGTCCTTGTCGTTTTGATCGTGCTGGAAATACTTGGCGTAACCAATATATTCACCAGGCTCTAAGGATTGTATTTAAGCACCATCGCCAGGGCCGGATTGCTGTGCCTGCTTCTCTGGCAGCTGTCCGGCTGCAGCCTGAAGTATCAGCCCGTCGATCTCGGCGGCAGTGACTATCCCGATCTGGAGGCGACGCCCTTCTTCCCCCAGGAGAAGTATCAGTGCGGACCGGCATCACTTGCCATGGTGCTTGCCGCCTCCGGTGTCAATATCCGACCGGAACAACTCACCCCCCTCCTCTACGTCCCGGAAAGACAGGGCAGTTTCCAGCTAGAGCTTGTTGCCGCAAGCCGCTCCTTCGGACGGATTCCCTATGTCATCGATCCCAATCTCGACGCTCTGGCCGCAGAGCTTGTCGTCGGAAGGCCGGTTCTCGTTCTGCAGAACTACGGCCTGGATTTTCTGCCGTTTTACCATTATGCCGTGGCCATAGGACTGCAGCCCGACGAAAAAATCATCCTCCGTTCAGGGACTACCAAACGGCTCATAATGGCTCTGCCGTCCTTTCTGGTGAGCTGGCAGAGACCGGGGTCATGGGCTCTGGTGATCCTGCGCCCCGGAGAGTTGCCAGCCAAGGTCGACCGGGACCGTTACCTTCAGGCGTTAGCCGCCTTCGAAAAGACAGCCTCTGCGGTGGAAGCGTTGCCCGCCTACCGGGCAGCACTCCACCGATGGCCCGACGACGGTATGCTGCTCTTTGCCTCCGGCAACAATGCCTTGATGCGAAACAGCCAGGCTGAGGCCGAGGACTACTTTCGGCAGGCCCTGGAAAGGGACGGCCAACACTTAGGGGCCATGAACAATCTCGCAGACACCCTTGCCAGGAGAGGCTGCCTGCGGGAGGCGAAAGAAATAATAGAGCGGGCGGCAACGCTGGCCGAAAAGAAAGATTCCGTTTTTTCCGAGCTAATCGCCCTCACCCAAAAAGAGATCCGGCATCTTGCCGAAACGCCGGAGAATTCCGCGGCACCGGTATGCAGATGAGGTTTTATGCTTGTCAAGAGATCACTGGAATGTACAACCTGTAAATTCGCGGTTCTAAAAATCCGGGTGCTGTAACCACAAAATAAGGCTTTACTGTAATAGTGATCTGGGCCCTCGGAAGAA includes these proteins:
- a CDS encoding PA2778 family cysteine peptidase, which encodes MYLSTIARAGLLCLLLWQLSGCSLKYQPVDLGGSDYPDLEATPFFPQEKYQCGPASLAMVLAASGVNIRPEQLTPLLYVPERQGSFQLELVAASRSFGRIPYVIDPNLDALAAELVVGRPVLVLQNYGLDFLPFYHYAVAIGLQPDEKIILRSGTTKRLIMALPSFLVSWQRPGSWALVILRPGELPAKVDRDRYLQALAAFEKTASAVEALPAYRAALHRWPDDGMLLFASGNNALMRNSQAEAEDYFRQALERDGQHLGAMNNLADTLARRGCLREAKEIIERAATLAEKKDSVFSELIALTQKEIRHLAETPENSAAPVCR
- a CDS encoding response regulator — translated: MTKAKSILIAEDQEDDILLMEIALAELALEGEYAVAQDGQEALDYLYCRGSHANRSRGNPKLMLLDWNLPKINGQEILQEIRKDKQFDTVSVVVFSSSLAEKDQEEALFEGANAFMTKPMDLADFLLSVRKTVATYLSYT
- a CDS encoding DUF2179 domain-containing protein; the protein is MSIFSESAAFAYILLPLLVFLARILDVSIGTLRIIFVAKGVKYFAALLGFFESLIWLVAVAQVMQNLNSWQTYIAFALGFAVGNYVGVVLEERIALGNILIRIITQREAHELLSVLRKEGYGVTSVEAQGEFGPVSLIFSVIKRKNVRKIVALIKRYNPNAFYTIEDMRYVTQTYPLPLTDRSLFSALGMKRSTKHDHSAAVHPGNAAT
- a CDS encoding PA2779 family protein yields the protein MKRERLVKVPESGRRRVSIYLGEEVVYMHGTIYRIFIGFLMAAFLCTSSLVPTAQAAVIDTSVYLDQAQNISTDELTALLERQDVQEQLVTLGVDPTDARQRIASLSEAELRRLQQGMDELPAGSSVLAVLGVVLVVLIVLEILGVTNIFTRL